In Amyelois transitella isolate CPQ chromosome 28, ilAmyTran1.1, whole genome shotgun sequence, the following are encoded in one genomic region:
- the LOC106139358 gene encoding uncharacterized protein LOC106139358: MWSKFLVALVIATLCARTSSLPSDHRRFYELRRSGDHSPLRSGLQTEAQLAADYPKLAEQLSQILRPYFTSDENSEETPNDLKKISGKNSVEILPLHPSSIEKHKAPLALILTSPKRRGKYFYNKKNKHGYVVANVEISSNNSDEDDNDKDQSKEELIRPDSLEVSNNFPDIFLETNPLIGTTSEIDSDSTDADVITYEQTTGDQGDEDESNMSDDGDNSQEDYSSDQDYLSSNETLVEYKPEEVFEDINSNYGDDAVESNVGNEGYMNDLDESSSDNFASSEKAKVSHNHYISLFGGNADLVNSKSKYHMLHDHSLDDELKVLFDDSDRDKSEVEGSDSTEMFEDKDVNDTGDVEDNNENFVQSKNETKASKITNDKAILADEKMTESEDNGTDKYFVLNLGEDTQTKGVEKQGLNCPIALKKLLSEYRKTRKYYNLSFLFER, encoded by the exons ATGTGGTCCAAATTCTTGG TAGCGCTGGTCATCGCCACACTATGCGCCCGTACCAGCTCTCTACCTTCGGACCACAGGCGCTTTTACGAACTACGGCGTTCAGGAGACCATTCTCCCCTGCGTTCAGGCCTCCAAACAGAGGCCCAACTCGCCGCGGACTACCCCAAACTTGCTGAGCAACTCTCTCAAATCCTCCGGCCATATTTCACTTCAGATGAGAATTCTGAAGAAACTCCAAATGAtctcaaaaaaatatctgGTAAAAACAGCGTAGAAATACTTCCTCTACATCCTAGCTCAATCGAAAAGCATAAAGCACCACTAGCACTTATTCTCACATCACCTAAACGACGTGGGAAATATTTCtacaataagaaaaataaacatggatACGTGGTAGCCAATGTGGAAATATCAAGCAATAACAGCGATGAAGATGATAATGATAAAGATCAAAGCAAAGAAGAGTTGATCAGACCAGATTCATTAgaagtaagtaataattttccagatatttttttagagaCAAATCCTCTAATTGGAACTACCAGCGAAATTGATAGTGATTCAACAGATGCCGATGTCATCACGTACGAGCAAACTACAGGTGATCAAGGGGATGAAGACGAATCAAATATGAGTGATGATGGTGACAATAGTCAGGAAGATTATTCATCAGATCAAGATTATTTGTCATCTAACGAGACACTTGTCGAGTATAAACCAGAAGAAGTATTTGAAGACATTAACAGTAATTATGGAGACGATGCGGTTGAATCAAATGTCGGAAATGAAGGTTATATGAATGATTTGGATGAAAGTAGCAGTGATAATTTCGCAAGTAGCGAGAAAGCTAAAGTATCACATAATCATTATATATCATTATTTGGAGGTAACGCAGATTTAGTAAACAGTAAGTCGAAATACCACATGTTACATGACCATAGCTTGGATGATGAGTTGAAAGTATTATTTGATGACAGTGATCGGGATAAGAGTGAGGTAGAGGGGTCAGACAGTACAGAAATGTTTGAAGACAAAGATGTTAATGATACAGGTGACGTAGAAGacaataatgaaaattttgtacaaagtaaaaatgaaacaaaagctTCAAAAATAACTAACGATAAAGCCATTCTTGCTGACGAAAAAATGACAGAAAGTGAAGATAATGGAacagataaatattttgttctgAATTTGGGAGAAGATACTCAAACAAAGGGAGTTGAAAAGCAAGGCTTGAATTGTCCGATCGCGCTCAAAAAGCTTTTAAGCGAATATCGGAAGACTcgcaaatattacaatttgtcGTTCTTGTTTGAAAGATAA